The nucleotide sequence TCCGGCTTACTGGCCATCCCACAAAGACGTCGAAAAAGAAACTTACTGGAGCCAAATCTACCAGCAGGAAGAAAACCCGGGCTGGAATCTGGGCGAGCCTGCCGAGGCCCTGAAGGACATGATTCCCCGACTGAAAATCAGCCGCTCCCGCGTGCTGGTTTTGGGCTGCGGTGAAGGCCATGATGCGGCTTTGTTTGCAGCGGCCGGACACTTTGTCACGGCTGTCGACATCTCTCCGGTGGCTTTAGAACGTGCCAAAAAACTGTACGGCCATCTGCCGACTTTGACTTTCGTACAAGCCGACCTCTTCAAGCTGCCGCAAGACTTTGACCAGTCCTTTGATGTCGTGTTTGAACACACTTGTTACTGCGCCATCAACCCGGAACGCCGCAAGGAACTTGTCAAAATCTGGAACCGCGTGCTGGTACAAGGCGGCCATTTGATGGGTGTGTTCTTCGCCTTCGAAAAACGCCAGGGCCCGCCTTACGGTGGCACCGAATGGGAACTGCGCCAACGTCTGAAAAACCATTATCACCCGATCTTCTGGGGTCGCTGGCAAAAATCAATCCCCCGCCGCCAAGGCAAAGAGCTTTTCATCTACACCAAAAAGAAGTAACTAAAAGGTACCTGCTTACTTTTGCATAAACGTAGCGTCTAGCGCAGTGCTTATACAAAAGTAAGCAGGTACCTTTTGGGAGTTTCTATGCATATTGAATTTACTCAGGCTGATTCTAGTCATGTTGAAGATCTTGTTGAGCTGGTTAACTCTGCTTATCGCGGGGAAGACTCCAAAGAAGGCTGGACGACTGAGGCGGATCTTTTGGATGGCCAGCGCATTGATGCTGCCGGCATTCAGGCGCTGATCGACAAGGAAGAATCTGTGATTCTGGTCGCGGAAGACGACGACAACGGCGATCTTCTGGGTTGTGTTCACGTCGAAAAACAAGGTTCAAAAATGTATCTGGGCATGCTGACGGTGGCTCCTGAATTACAGTCGAAAGGACTCGGAAAATTGTTGCTCAATGAGTCAGAGGCTCTTGCGCAATTCTGGGATTGTACTACCATTTTCATGACAGTGATTTCCGTTCGCACAGAGCTGATCAAGTGGTACGAAAAGCATGGCTTCCGAAACACCAAGGAAACCAAGCCGTTCCCTTACGGCGATGAACGCTTCGGGATTCCGAAAGTCGAA is from Bdellovibrio bacteriovorus str. Tiberius and encodes:
- a CDS encoding GNAT family N-acetyltransferase, whose amino-acid sequence is MHIEFTQADSSHVEDLVELVNSAYRGEDSKEGWTTEADLLDGQRIDAAGIQALIDKEESVILVAEDDDNGDLLGCVHVEKQGSKMYLGMLTVAPELQSKGLGKLLLNESEALAQFWDCTTIFMTVISVRTELIKWYEKHGFRNTKETKPFPYGDERFGIPKVEGLQFTVLEKKV
- a CDS encoding class I SAM-dependent methyltransferase — translated: MAIPTNFIQIDEEGFALSREVRIQDPIVGQEILQNLKIHEGGTLLSTFGDVAVIVEAFDEPYVAAQVNLKDDKTWEILLPYGVHYAFELESLSLDEWDRFHGYAANKIPFVMSRKAQATFFNLLEEFGDDFIEFNGKTYDIPAYWPSHKDVEKETYWSQIYQQEENPGWNLGEPAEALKDMIPRLKISRSRVLVLGCGEGHDAALFAAAGHFVTAVDISPVALERAKKLYGHLPTLTFVQADLFKLPQDFDQSFDVVFEHTCYCAINPERRKELVKIWNRVLVQGGHLMGVFFAFEKRQGPPYGGTEWELRQRLKNHYHPIFWGRWQKSIPRRQGKELFIYTKKK